The Sinorhizobium fredii USDA 257 region CAATCCTCTCGTTGCGCGGTGCGCCACGCTAATGCCGTGGCCGGTCCAGTCCAGTTCGACGACCTCGCTTGAGTGGTTCATGTTGCCTCCACTAGTGTTGTGATTGTAGAGCTCGGACAATCCTCTGACATCAAGCCTTGCGATCTTGGTACCAGTCGGTGAACCGATACCAGGTATATGCAGCTGCAAGAGCAGCCGGGCGGGCGGTCGGGATCAGGAACCGTGCTGGTAGCCCCGCCATCGGCAGCGGTGCGCTCACGCGCTGGCGTTCGCCGATTGCTTTTGCGACAAGCTTGCCGGCGTAAGGTGCGGTCGCAACACCATTCGCCTGGTAGCCGAGCGCATAATAAACGCTGGGTTCTTCTTCGAACTGGCCGAGTGAAGGCGTGAGTTTTTGCGACAACGCGACCACCCCCCTCCAGAAATAGTCGAACGAAACGCTTCTCAGAGTCGGAAAAATGCGTGCAAACTCCGAAGACATCCGCTGACGGATCTTCTCCATCGACTGAACGTTACCTGATACATCCCCGCGAGCGCCGAAGAGGATTCGGCGGTCAGGGAGCAATCTGTAATAGTACACCAACGTTCGCGTGTTGATGATTGGCGACTCTGAAAGCCAATTCTGCCCTGCAAGCTCCTCTCTAGAGAGCGGACGCGTGACAAGGATGTTCGATATCGCCGGAAGTATCCGCCCTGCGATGGAGGGATGAAGGCGATCGCTGGTATATCCGTTCGTTGCGACGATCACTCGATCAGCCAGAACGGTTCCGCCAGCGGTGACCAAACGATGCCGCGACCCTTCGCGCTCCCATTTCACGACGGGGCTTGAGGAGTAGAGTTCCGCGCCGCGCCGCTCGGCCGCGCCAGCAATGCCTAGGCAGTAAGATAACGGATGAAGGGCGTGCCCGACATCCATGTGAAGTCCACCG contains the following coding sequences:
- a CDS encoding NAD(P)/FAD-dependent oxidoreductase, with the protein product MTETILDKSLYRFDEREPSYWEATVTRPAERILQSTVSTEVAIIGGGFTGSSAALHLARDYGIGAVVLDAGSIGWGASGRNGGFVNIPASKLSVAQLVRRFGLEETKRFFAASVEASKLPKALAEEEGFDIKPQGRGWYTVAHHPNRMPKLRDYADRLQNHFQVPCRILEADEFRSTVHNGTEAFGGLHMDVGHALHPLSYCLGIAGAAERRGAELYSSSPVVKWEREGSRHRLVTAGGTVLADRVIVATNGYTSDRLHPSIAGRILPAISNILVTRPLSREELAGQNWLSESPIINTRTLVYYYRLLPDRRILFGARGDVSGNVQSMEKIRQRMSSEFARIFPTLRSVSFDYFWRGVVALSQKLTPSLGQFEEEPSVYYALGYQANGVATAPYAGKLVAKAIGERQRVSAPLPMAGLPARFLIPTARPAALAAAYTWYRFTDWYQDRKA